Proteins encoded in a region of the Euleptes europaea isolate rEulEur1 chromosome 3, rEulEur1.hap1, whole genome shotgun sequence genome:
- the EDN2 gene encoding endothelin-2: protein MLNSPARFFPLLLTLCVLLEEGLGHPPAESHRGAASGKHLRTKRCSCNNWMDKECIYFCHLDIIWINTPGHSTPYGLGNLQERQKRALGRCECAHSKDSICGTFCHKRPWDPRRGHRVPTNPGTLEKLLRNSLTKRSKLNF from the exons ATGCTCAACAGCCCGGCcaggtttttcccccttcttctcacGCTTTGCGTCCTGCTGGAAGAAG GTCTGGGCCATCCTCCAGCGGAGTCCCACCGAGGGGCGGCTAGCGGCAAACACCTGAGGACGAAGCGATGCTCGTGCAACAATTGGATGGACAAGGAATGCATCTACTTCTGCCACCTCGATATTATCTGGATCAACACCCCAGG GCACTCCACTCCCTATGGCCTGGGAAACCTGCAGGAGCGTCAGAAGAGAGCTCTCGGCCGGTGCGAGTGCGCACACTCCAAGGATAGCATCTGCGGCACTTTTTGCCACAAAAGGCCCTG GGATCCCAGGAGAGGTCATCGGGTGCCCACAAACCCGGGCACGCTGGAAAAGCTTCTCCGGAACAGTCTTACGAAACGCAGCAAGCTGAACTTCTGA